The proteins below come from a single Nitrosospira sp. Is2 genomic window:
- the serC gene encoding 3-phosphoserine/phosphohydroxythreonine transaminase, with amino-acid sequence MEHIYNFSAGPAVLPAEVLRQARDEILDWHDSGMSVMEMSHRGKEFMSIAAKTEADLRELAGIPDNYKVLFLSGGASSQFAMAPMNLLRGKKSANYVNTGEWSKKAIKEAKKYCAVNVAASSEDKNYTYAPPQDVWNVDPEAAYLHYTPNETIGGVEYNWVPDLTRYGTDMPLVADMSSSFMSRPLDVSRFGVIYAGAQKNVGPAGLCVVIVREDLLGTTVPGTPTMFDYKIHADNDSMYNTPPTYPMYITGLVLEWLKKNGGLEAMEKINVAKANLLYNFLDTTDFYHCPVAKPDRSRMNVPFTLKDTSLDEEFLKQAAARGLIQLKGHRSVGGMRASIYNAMPLEGVKVLVEFMKEFADSHA; translated from the coding sequence ATGGAGCATATATATAACTTCAGCGCAGGCCCGGCAGTCCTCCCGGCGGAAGTTCTGCGCCAGGCCCGCGATGAGATACTCGATTGGCACGATAGCGGCATGTCAGTGATGGAGATGAGCCATCGCGGCAAGGAATTCATGTCGATCGCGGCAAAGACCGAGGCGGACCTGCGAGAGTTGGCGGGCATTCCCGACAACTATAAGGTCCTGTTCCTTTCCGGGGGTGCTTCCAGCCAGTTTGCCATGGCGCCTATGAATCTGTTGCGCGGAAAGAAAAGCGCCAACTACGTCAATACCGGGGAGTGGTCAAAAAAAGCCATCAAGGAAGCGAAAAAGTATTGCGCAGTCAATGTGGCCGCGTCGTCCGAGGACAAGAACTACACTTACGCTCCGCCCCAGGATGTATGGAATGTTGACCCTGAGGCTGCTTATCTTCATTACACGCCCAACGAAACGATAGGTGGTGTCGAGTACAACTGGGTTCCCGATTTGACGCGCTATGGTACAGATATGCCGCTGGTCGCGGACATGTCCTCCAGCTTCATGTCGCGTCCACTGGACGTTTCCCGATTCGGGGTGATTTATGCCGGGGCGCAAAAAAATGTCGGACCCGCGGGATTATGTGTTGTCATCGTGCGCGAGGACTTGCTTGGTACGACTGTCCCGGGGACCCCAACCATGTTCGACTACAAGATTCATGCGGACAACGATTCGATGTACAACACCCCGCCGACATACCCGATGTACATCACCGGACTAGTGCTTGAGTGGCTGAAGAAAAATGGCGGACTGGAAGCGATGGAAAAAATAAACGTCGCCAAAGCCAATCTGCTGTATAACTTTCTGGATACGACCGATTTCTACCACTGCCCCGTGGCCAAGCCGGACCGCTCCCGCATGAACGTGCCTTTTACGTTAAAGGATACCTCGCTGGATGAGGAGTTTCTGAAACAGGCTGCCGCCCGTGGACTGATACAATTGAAGGGGCATCGTTCGGTCGGGGGGATGCGCGCCTCCATCTATAACGCGATGCCGCTTGAGGGAGTAAAGGTTCTGGTGGAATTCATGAAGGAATTTGCGGACAGTCATGCCTGA
- a CDS encoding 3-phosphoglycerate dehydrogenase family protein, with protein MPERAHKIFRILTLNQISTLGLKLFDASHYVVGNDMTEPDAILVRSHNMLQMDIPPSVKAIGRAGAGTNNVPVKEMNLRGVAVFNAPGANANAVKELVLAGLLMASRNLVPAIHFAEGLQGDNTTLHNRAEEGKKQFAGIELPGRTLGIIGLGAVGRLVAVAAIRLGMKVMGYDPNITVDAAWNLPSEVKRAESLEDLVRNSEFITLHVPLLDATHHLINHRLVQTMKNGTILLNFSRDGIVDENAVLEGIELGKIRYYVCDFPSQLFQHHPKVITLPHLGASTLEAEENCAVMVVNQMIDYLENGNITNAVNFPNITMERESPYRLAVANANVPNMVGQISTSMANAGLNIHNMGNKSRGEMAYTLVDVDSPVPQTTIDEMAAIRGVLMARYLPVLAE; from the coding sequence ATGCCTGAGCGCGCCCATAAAATTTTTCGCATACTTACGCTCAACCAGATCTCGACGTTGGGTCTCAAGCTTTTTGACGCCAGCCATTATGTAGTCGGCAATGACATGACCGAGCCGGATGCGATCCTCGTGCGTTCGCACAACATGCTGCAGATGGATATTCCACCGAGCGTAAAAGCAATTGGCCGCGCCGGTGCCGGGACCAATAATGTGCCGGTAAAGGAGATGAATCTTCGCGGCGTCGCGGTTTTCAACGCGCCGGGTGCGAACGCGAACGCTGTGAAGGAACTCGTGCTCGCCGGTCTGCTGATGGCCTCGCGTAATCTCGTTCCCGCTATCCACTTTGCTGAAGGCTTGCAAGGTGATAACACCACCCTGCACAACCGGGCGGAAGAGGGCAAGAAGCAATTCGCCGGAATCGAATTGCCCGGACGCACGCTCGGTATTATCGGCCTGGGCGCGGTCGGGCGACTGGTGGCGGTAGCGGCCATACGCCTCGGGATGAAAGTGATGGGTTACGATCCCAATATCACCGTGGATGCCGCGTGGAACCTGCCCTCCGAAGTCAAGCGCGCGGAAAGCCTGGAAGACCTGGTGCGCAATAGCGAATTCATAACGTTGCACGTGCCGCTGCTTGACGCAACGCATCACCTGATTAACCACAGACTCGTGCAGACCATGAAGAATGGCACGATTCTGCTTAATTTCTCCCGCGATGGCATCGTGGACGAGAACGCGGTCCTGGAAGGAATCGAACTGGGGAAAATAAGGTATTACGTTTGCGATTTTCCCAGCCAGTTGTTTCAGCATCACCCAAAAGTCATCACCCTGCCGCACCTCGGCGCATCCACCCTCGAGGCGGAAGAGAATTGCGCGGTAATGGTCGTTAACCAGATGATCGATTATCTGGAAAATGGCAACATCACCAACGCAGTCAACTTTCCCAACATCACCATGGAAAGGGAATCCCCCTACCGGCTGGCCGTCGCCAATGCCAACGTGCCTAACATGGTCGGCCAGATCTCCACCAGCATGGCCAATGCGGGGCTTAATATCCATAACATGGGCAATAAATCCCGAGGGGAGATGGCTTACACGCTGGTTGATGTCGATAGCCCGGTTCCGCAAACAACGATAGACGAGATGGCGGCAATACGCGGCGTATTGATGGCGCGCTACTTGCCGGTATTGGCTGAATAG
- the gyrA gene encoding DNA gyrase subunit A has product MDQFAKETLPISLEEEMRRSYLDYAMSVIVGRALPDVRDGLKPVHRRVLFAMHELSNDWNRPYKKSARVVGDVIGKYHPHGDTAVYDTIVRMAQHFSLRYMLVDGQGNFGSVDGDNAAAMRYTEIRMSRIAHELLADLDKETVDFGPNYDGSEREPLILPAKIPNLLINGSSGIAVGMATNIPPHNLNEIIDACLALLKDPQIGIEELIEIVPAPDFPTAGIIYGVAGVQEGYRTGRGRVVMRARTHFEDMDKGSRQSIIIDELPYQVNKANLLIRIGELVRDKRIEGISDLRDESDKSGMRVVIELRRGEVPEVVLNNLYKETQMQDTFGMNMVALRDGQPRLLNLKQMLDAFLRHRREVVTRRSAFELKKARERGHLLEGLAVALSNVDEVIALIKAAPTPAVAKDGLMSKVWRSAMVEDMLARASVDVKAYRPENLAPEYGLSADGYRLSDAQAQAILELRLQRLTGLEQDKIVGEYKEIMEKIADLLDILAKPERITAIITEELGAMKQQFGDKRRSEIVISTQDLSMEDLIASEDVVVTLSHNGYMKSQPLDDYRAQKRGGRGKQATGTKEDDFIDNLFIANTHDYILCFSSRGRVYWIKVYTVPQGGRASRGKPIVNLVQLEQGEKINAILPVKAFDENRYIFMATAFGTVKKTPLSEFSRPRASGIIAVGLDEDDYLIGVALTEGKHDVMLFSDAGKAIRFDENDVRPMGRGARGVRGMKLGRGQKVISLLVAESEELSVLTATENGFGKRTPIGEYTRHGRDTQGMIAIKTNQRNGKVVAAKLVREDDEIMLITTGGVLIRTRVNEVREMNRATQGVILINLDEGERLAGLERVVETEGVNGDLIPRDEQ; this is encoded by the coding sequence ATGGATCAATTCGCGAAAGAAACACTGCCCATTAGCCTCGAAGAGGAGATGCGCCGCTCTTACCTTGATTACGCCATGAGCGTAATCGTGGGACGGGCATTACCGGATGTGCGTGATGGCCTGAAGCCGGTCCACCGCCGGGTTCTCTTTGCCATGCATGAGCTCTCCAATGACTGGAACCGCCCCTATAAAAAATCGGCGCGTGTCGTCGGCGATGTCATCGGCAAATACCATCCGCATGGCGACACCGCCGTGTATGACACCATCGTGCGCATGGCGCAGCACTTTTCCCTGCGTTACATGCTGGTTGATGGCCAGGGCAACTTTGGTTCAGTGGATGGCGATAACGCCGCGGCGATGCGTTATACGGAAATCCGCATGTCGCGCATCGCGCACGAGCTATTGGCGGACCTGGACAAGGAAACGGTGGATTTCGGCCCGAACTACGATGGTTCGGAGAGGGAACCGCTCATTCTGCCCGCAAAAATCCCGAACCTGCTGATAAATGGCTCCTCCGGCATTGCTGTCGGCATGGCCACCAATATTCCACCGCACAACCTTAATGAAATAATCGACGCCTGCCTCGCGCTGTTGAAAGATCCCCAGATCGGCATCGAAGAACTGATCGAGATAGTCCCGGCGCCCGACTTTCCCACAGCGGGCATCATCTACGGTGTCGCCGGCGTGCAGGAAGGCTACCGCACTGGGCGGGGCCGTGTCGTCATGCGGGCACGTACTCACTTCGAGGATATGGATAAAGGCAGCCGCCAGAGCATTATCATCGACGAGCTGCCATATCAGGTAAACAAGGCGAATCTGCTGATTCGTATCGGCGAGCTGGTGCGCGACAAAAGGATCGAAGGCATTTCCGATCTGCGCGACGAATCGGACAAGTCCGGCATGCGGGTCGTGATCGAGCTCAGGCGCGGCGAAGTGCCCGAAGTGGTGCTGAACAACCTGTATAAAGAAACGCAGATGCAGGACACCTTCGGCATGAATATGGTGGCCCTGCGGGATGGACAACCGCGCCTGCTGAATCTGAAGCAGATGCTGGATGCGTTCCTGCGACACCGACGCGAGGTGGTGACCCGGCGCTCTGCGTTCGAGCTGAAAAAAGCGCGTGAGCGCGGCCATCTGCTGGAAGGCCTGGCCGTGGCACTATCAAACGTGGATGAAGTGATCGCGCTGATCAAGGCGGCGCCCACGCCCGCGGTGGCGAAGGATGGGTTGATGTCGAAGGTGTGGCGCTCGGCGATGGTGGAGGACATGCTCGCCCGCGCTTCGGTCGATGTAAAGGCCTACCGGCCCGAGAACCTGGCGCCCGAATATGGTTTATCCGCCGATGGCTACCGCTTGTCCGATGCGCAAGCGCAGGCGATTCTGGAATTACGCCTGCAACGGCTGACAGGGCTGGAGCAGGACAAGATCGTCGGCGAGTACAAGGAAATCATGGAAAAGATTGCCGATCTTCTCGATATCCTTGCCAAACCGGAACGCATCACAGCCATCATCACCGAAGAACTCGGGGCAATGAAGCAACAGTTTGGCGATAAACGCCGCAGTGAAATCGTCATCAGTACCCAGGACTTGAGCATGGAGGATCTGATCGCGTCGGAAGATGTGGTCGTGACCCTCTCGCACAACGGGTATATGAAGTCGCAGCCGCTCGATGACTATCGGGCGCAGAAAAGAGGTGGACGCGGAAAGCAGGCCACCGGCACAAAAGAAGACGACTTCATCGATAACCTGTTCATCGCGAACACGCACGATTATATTTTGTGCTTTTCCAGCCGCGGAAGGGTTTACTGGATTAAGGTCTATACCGTGCCGCAGGGTGGCCGCGCCTCCCGCGGCAAGCCAATCGTCAATCTGGTGCAACTGGAACAAGGCGAAAAAATCAACGCCATACTTCCGGTAAAAGCGTTCGATGAAAATCGCTATATATTTATGGCTACCGCGTTCGGCACTGTCAAGAAAACACCGTTGTCGGAATTCTCGCGCCCCCGCGCCAGTGGCATCATAGCGGTGGGACTGGACGAGGATGACTACCTGATCGGGGTGGCGCTGACGGAAGGTAAGCACGACGTGATGCTGTTTTCCGATGCAGGCAAGGCAATCCGCTTCGATGAAAACGATGTGAGACCGATGGGACGCGGTGCCCGCGGCGTGCGCGGGATGAAACTTGGCAGGGGACAAAAGGTTATTTCCCTGCTGGTGGCGGAGAGCGAAGAACTGTCGGTCCTGACCGCGACGGAAAATGGATTTGGCAAGCGCACTCCCATTGGCGAATATACCCGCCACGGCCGCGACACGCAGGGGATGATCGCGATCAAGACCAATCAAAGAAATGGTAAGGTGGTCGCCGCGAAACTGGTCAGGGAAGACGATGAGATCATGCTCATCACAACAGGAGGGGTGCTCATTCGCACTCGCGTCAATGAAGTCCGCGAGATGAACCGCGCCACCCAGGGAGTGATCCTGATCAATCTGGATGAGGGCGAGAGACTGGCCGGACTGGAGCGGGTGGTGGAGACCGAGGGGGTAAACGGGGATCTCATCCCCAGGGACGAACAGTAA
- the pheA gene encoding prephenate dehydratase, whose amino-acid sequence MTGQLKHLRDKIDSIDSELLKLLSARADLAREIGQVKNGIAYRPEREAQVLARLCELNPGPLANEHVVRLFTEIMSLCRSLEEPLTVAYLGPEGTFSEEAALKRFGSVVTTLACNSIDEVFRKVEAGKASYGVVPVENSTEGAVGRSLDLLLQTPLKVCGEIVLPIHQQLLARHLDLTRIKKIYSHPQSFAQCHEWLNVNLPHLTGSARINAASNADAARLAAQEENAAAVAGRKAAEVFGLTICAENIEDDPNNTTRFLVIGGQEVAASGRDKTSLVMSTRNRPGAIHQLLGPFAEHGVSMSRLESRPSRAGLWEYVFFVDVDGHQQDPKVTQALQQLREKAAFLKVLGSYPRGSTADR is encoded by the coding sequence ATGACCGGCCAACTCAAACATCTGCGCGACAAGATAGACTCGATCGACAGTGAGCTGCTCAAGCTTCTGAGTGCGCGGGCCGATCTTGCCCGTGAGATCGGACAGGTCAAGAACGGCATTGCGTATCGTCCGGAACGGGAGGCACAGGTACTGGCGCGGCTGTGCGAGTTGAACCCGGGGCCGCTGGCAAATGAGCATGTCGTGCGGCTGTTCACCGAGATCATGTCGCTGTGCCGCTCCCTGGAGGAACCGTTGACGGTCGCCTATCTTGGCCCGGAAGGAACCTTTTCCGAAGAGGCCGCACTGAAGCGCTTCGGCAGCGTCGTAACGACTCTGGCCTGCAACTCGATAGATGAGGTTTTCCGAAAAGTGGAGGCCGGCAAGGCCAGCTATGGGGTCGTGCCGGTTGAGAATTCGACTGAAGGCGCAGTAGGAAGGTCGCTCGATCTGCTGTTGCAAACGCCGTTGAAGGTCTGCGGCGAAATCGTATTGCCCATACATCAGCAGCTGCTTGCGCGACACCTCGATCTGACACGCATCAAGAAAATTTATTCTCATCCCCAGTCGTTCGCCCAGTGCCATGAGTGGCTTAACGTTAATCTGCCGCATTTGACGGGATCGGCCCGTATCAACGCCGCGAGCAATGCGGATGCAGCTCGGTTGGCCGCGCAGGAGGAAAATGCAGCGGCGGTAGCGGGCAGAAAAGCAGCGGAAGTATTCGGACTGACCATCTGTGCCGAGAATATCGAAGATGATCCTAACAATACCACGCGTTTTCTGGTCATCGGTGGGCAGGAGGTCGCGGCTTCAGGCAGGGATAAGACATCACTGGTCATGTCGACCAGAAACCGTCCTGGCGCAATACACCAATTACTGGGGCCGTTCGCGGAACATGGCGTGAGCATGAGCCGCCTGGAATCCCGCCCCTCCCGTGCAGGCTTATGGGAGTATGTTTTTTTTGTTGATGTTGACGGCCATCAGCAGGACCCGAAAGTTACGCAGGCGTTGCAGCAATTGCGGGAAAAAGCGGCGTTTCTGAAGGTGCTAGGCTCATACCCGCGCGGTTCAACTGCGGACCGATGA